One Edaphobacter flagellatus genomic region harbors:
- a CDS encoding VirB4 family type IV secretion system protein: MFRLDQVLKPWKEAAALNDHINLYGFWNERTFLTKSGDLGVVLRVQGVDYESLDHDDQDYAVKRLEAALKSFGHGFHIYQYLVKTSRPEIPFAHYDDPVVEAAIDQRRTFFAAKQDSLYQVEIYYVILLEGSRSKRGIGPALAMLFSDPAGAWNELGGQFSQAKMKTLLRSQIESCLGRLEQRVDAFSHQLADFVQIAVLGKEDQFTFFRRLLNYDAPRIEGRPQSTQFLDYQVANSDIEAERDHLRVGQHLVRVLTMKESIIETKPLVLDELLKIPTSFTVCTEWIPLPQDKARKEVAKRRRHFNISKTGFVSQLGNDATKTNPRDVLVDESKQADIENLGDCLRVLGEGQSLGDFSLSIVLHAQSLSELDQLAGEFQRVFTAADGSLFNETYNQLNAYFSTIPGNYAVNLRRLYLLNSNYADLSFLFTILPGEKHNAHLNAEYLAVLETDNSTPYFLNLHNGEVAHTLILGMTGSGKSYLASFILQNAQKYQPQTYIFDIGGSFESLTNIFGGTYLNVGQESRDFTINPFSLPPTKENLQFLFSLFRVLIEGSDGHYRLDFKEERKLWEAVERTYVLEPEQRTLSNFANIVGELKERLHRWTKAGQYGFVFDNPEDTLSFSRFQTFNFAGWGDAPEALEPLLFYVLHRASNEISDPKKLATFKLFLLDEAWLFIKNETIRSYIVQAQKTWRKHNAAMVLATQSLKELEESGMLQIVSESCPTKIFLANPEMNRDLYRDAFHLNDTELELIAGLVPPGQMLIRKAQSSKKVHLNVDSVSHWTATNNARDNLVKRDYFARFGIAEGLRRLAQDHPFRPRTLAVTSTR, translated from the coding sequence ATGTTCCGTCTTGATCAAGTGCTAAAGCCGTGGAAGGAAGCCGCAGCGCTGAATGACCACATCAACCTGTATGGCTTCTGGAACGAACGGACATTCCTCACCAAGTCCGGCGACCTGGGAGTGGTGTTGCGAGTCCAGGGTGTCGACTACGAGAGTCTTGACCATGATGATCAGGATTACGCCGTCAAGCGTCTGGAGGCGGCCCTGAAGTCCTTCGGGCATGGCTTCCATATCTATCAGTACCTCGTCAAGACCAGCAGGCCGGAGATTCCGTTTGCGCACTACGACGATCCAGTTGTGGAAGCCGCCATCGACCAGCGCCGCACGTTCTTTGCCGCGAAGCAGGACTCTCTCTATCAAGTCGAGATTTATTACGTCATCTTGCTCGAAGGCTCACGCTCAAAGCGCGGCATCGGCCCCGCGCTTGCCATGCTCTTCTCTGACCCAGCCGGAGCATGGAACGAACTCGGCGGCCAGTTCAGCCAGGCGAAGATGAAGACCTTGCTGCGCTCTCAGATTGAGTCGTGCCTTGGCCGTCTGGAGCAGCGTGTCGATGCATTCAGCCACCAACTTGCGGACTTCGTGCAGATTGCCGTGCTAGGCAAGGAAGACCAGTTCACATTCTTTCGTCGCTTGCTCAACTACGACGCGCCGCGCATCGAGGGCCGTCCACAGAGCACACAGTTCCTTGACTATCAGGTGGCGAACTCCGACATCGAGGCAGAGCGCGACCACTTGCGGGTCGGCCAGCATCTTGTTCGAGTCCTTACGATGAAAGAAAGCATCATCGAGACGAAACCGTTGGTACTGGATGAGTTGCTGAAGATCCCGACCAGCTTCACGGTTTGCACGGAGTGGATTCCGCTGCCCCAGGACAAGGCCCGCAAGGAAGTTGCCAAGCGCCGCCGCCACTTCAACATCTCGAAGACAGGCTTTGTGTCGCAGCTCGGCAACGACGCGACGAAGACCAACCCGCGTGACGTGTTGGTGGATGAGTCGAAGCAGGCCGACATCGAGAACCTTGGGGATTGCTTGCGTGTACTCGGTGAGGGGCAATCGCTCGGAGACTTCTCGCTCTCCATTGTGCTGCACGCACAATCTCTGTCCGAACTAGACCAGCTTGCAGGAGAGTTTCAGCGAGTATTCACGGCGGCTGACGGCTCACTCTTCAACGAGACGTACAACCAACTCAACGCCTACTTCTCCACGATCCCCGGCAACTATGCAGTGAATCTCCGTCGCCTATACCTGCTCAATTCCAACTACGCCGATTTGAGCTTTCTGTTTACGATCCTACCCGGAGAAAAGCACAACGCTCATTTGAACGCAGAATATCTGGCTGTGCTGGAGACGGACAACAGCACGCCCTACTTCCTGAATCTCCACAACGGCGAAGTCGCGCATACGCTGATCCTCGGAATGACAGGATCAGGTAAGTCCTACCTGGCTTCGTTCATCCTTCAGAATGCCCAGAAGTACCAGCCGCAGACGTACATTTTCGACATCGGCGGCAGCTTTGAATCGCTGACAAACATCTTCGGTGGCACATACCTGAATGTAGGCCAGGAGTCGCGCGACTTCACCATCAATCCATTCTCGCTCCCGCCGACGAAAGAAAACTTGCAATTCCTCTTCTCACTCTTCCGTGTACTGATAGAAGGTTCCGACGGGCACTATCGACTGGACTTCAAAGAGGAGCGCAAGCTGTGGGAGGCTGTCGAGCGCACCTACGTGCTGGAGCCGGAACAGCGCACCCTCTCAAACTTCGCGAACATCGTTGGAGAGTTGAAGGAACGCCTGCATCGTTGGACGAAGGCGGGTCAGTACGGCTTTGTCTTCGACAATCCCGAAGACACGCTTTCTTTCTCGCGCTTCCAGACGTTCAACTTCGCAGGATGGGGCGATGCGCCGGAGGCATTAGAGCCGTTGCTGTTCTACGTCCTGCACCGTGCTTCCAATGAGATAAGCGATCCCAAAAAGCTCGCCACCTTCAAGCTCTTTCTGTTGGATGAGGCGTGGCTGTTCATCAAGAACGAGACCATCCGCAGCTATATCGTGCAGGCGCAGAAGACGTGGCGAAAGCACAATGCCGCGATGGTGCTGGCAACACAATCCCTCAAGGAGCTTGAGGAATCCGGGATGCTGCAGATTGTGTCGGAGAGCTGCCCGACCAAGATATTTCTCGCCAACCCGGAGATGAACCGTGACCTCTATCGGGATGCATTCCATTTGAACGATACCGAACTGGAGCTAATCGCCGGGCTTGTGCCGCCTGGCCAGATGCTCATTCGCAAAGCGCAGTCGAGTAAGAAGGTTCATTTGAACGT
- a CDS encoding VirB3 family type IV secretion system protein: MPESARTNQRRNRVFKSLHKPLTYLGVERSLFFFICVAAVGVFNLFNSLLAGALVFVGGYAFGSWVTNADPAFLRILARSERYKPRYDAHKQSVPRVEVR, translated from the coding sequence ATGCCGGAATCCGCCAGAACCAATCAACGTCGCAATCGGGTCTTCAAGAGCCTGCATAAGCCTCTCACTTACCTGGGCGTGGAGCGTTCGCTCTTCTTCTTCATCTGCGTAGCTGCTGTGGGCGTCTTCAATCTCTTCAATTCGTTGCTTGCCGGAGCGCTCGTGTTCGTCGGAGGCTACGCCTTCGGTTCGTGGGTCACCAACGCTGACCCAGCCTTTCTCCGCATCCTCGCGCGTTCTGAGCGGTACAAGCCGCGCTACGACGCGCACAAGCAGAGTGTTCCCCGCGTGGAGGTCCGCTGA
- a CDS encoding TrbC/VirB2 family protein, whose product MSRRIRVVVPQRTVFTLQRWLRPSAVLLGLILVLPLAAHAQSGSPFDSGMTSLQNLFTGTIAKVASLIAIVIGGYQFAHGEPGAKKTLAGVAAGTGIAVLATNVLSWLWGA is encoded by the coding sequence ATGTCCCGCCGTATCCGTGTCGTCGTTCCCCAGCGAACAGTCTTCACACTGCAAAGATGGTTGCGACCATCCGCTGTGTTGCTCGGACTGATTCTTGTCCTTCCCCTCGCCGCGCACGCTCAATCGGGCTCCCCGTTTGACAGCGGCATGACCTCGCTTCAAAACCTATTCACCGGCACGATCGCCAAGGTGGCAAGCCTTATCGCCATCGTGATCGGCGGATATCAATTTGCTCACGGTGAACCGGGCGCAAAGAAGACCCTCGCTGGCGTCGCTGCCGGTACAGGGATCGCGGTGCTCGCTACCAACGTCCTGTCCTGGCTCTGGGGTGCATAA
- a CDS encoding LysR family transcriptional regulator, producing MSIYDYLEFRHLRYIVAVAEELNMTRAAERLNVVQSNLSKQISDIEDLFHVKLFLRVRNGVQLTSAGQSLYIRAKQLLELREETINSLQAVQDAETKPFRLGFSQFVEHAVLQTVSQAYREMFPKGVVKLEGDDTDALLKRLEASELDAALITLPFSIDKLRSQALFHERMVVCLRRDDPLASKEELDTADLDGKLGIFSDAHHHPTAHARLLEMLSEQGIKPRTFSPTFNLEQIQWMVEQQMCIALIREHEVLHESLTTRPIKGVNWTIDSAIIYRQTDAHGAISLLLRDLARRYPDADAEVRRKPPQSIKDDPGLFEEEDAALKNG from the coding sequence ATGAGCATCTACGATTACCTGGAATTTCGCCATCTTAGATACATTGTGGCCGTCGCCGAAGAGCTGAACATGACGCGGGCCGCCGAGCGACTGAACGTAGTCCAATCCAACCTCAGTAAGCAGATCAGCGACATCGAAGATCTCTTTCACGTGAAGCTCTTCCTCCGGGTCCGTAACGGCGTTCAACTCACGTCCGCAGGGCAATCCCTTTACATCAGAGCTAAGCAGCTTCTTGAGCTTCGGGAGGAAACGATCAACTCGCTGCAGGCGGTACAAGATGCCGAAACGAAGCCCTTTCGTCTGGGCTTCTCGCAGTTCGTTGAGCATGCTGTTCTACAGACAGTTTCCCAGGCATATCGAGAGATGTTTCCCAAGGGCGTTGTGAAGCTCGAAGGCGACGACACCGACGCCCTTCTCAAGCGCCTCGAAGCGAGTGAACTGGACGCTGCTCTCATTACTCTCCCATTCAGTATCGACAAGCTGCGCTCCCAGGCGCTTTTCCACGAACGCATGGTCGTCTGTCTGCGTAGGGACGATCCACTCGCGAGCAAAGAAGAGTTGGATACAGCAGACCTTGATGGGAAACTCGGCATCTTTAGCGATGCCCACCATCACCCAACAGCTCACGCACGGCTACTGGAGATGCTCTCTGAGCAAGGCATCAAGCCCCGCACTTTCAGCCCGACCTTCAATCTGGAACAGATTCAATGGATGGTCGAACAACAGATGTGCATTGCTCTTATTCGTGAGCATGAGGTGTTGCACGAGTCGCTAACGACCCGGCCAATCAAGGGGGTTAATTGGACCATTGATTCCGCAATCATCTACAGACAAACCGACGCGCACGGAGCGATTTCGCTCCTGCTGCGCGACCTTGCACGCCGCTATCCTGACGCAGATGCAGAGGTTCGCCGCAAACCTCCACAATCGATCAAAGATGACCCCGGCTTATTTGAGGAAGAAGACGCCGCACTGAAGAATGGTTGA
- a CDS encoding helix-turn-helix domain-containing protein, translating to MQPNLIEQLEARQGAMRVHDVAAFLGEAIDEKSIYRMAARGQMPSFRIGGAICFDPQELAKWLRDRYGVSLPPAKKRPSSHRTHAVSRSMTAA from the coding sequence ATGCAGCCCAACCTCATTGAACAACTCGAAGCGAGACAGGGCGCGATGCGCGTTCACGACGTCGCTGCCTTTCTTGGAGAGGCGATCGACGAAAAGAGCATCTACCGTATGGCGGCCCGTGGACAGATGCCAAGCTTCAGAATCGGGGGAGCGATTTGTTTTGATCCTCAAGAACTAGCGAAGTGGTTGCGTGACCGATATGGAGTGAGCCTTCCACCGGCAAAAAAGCGTCCGTCGTCGCATCGAACACATGCTGTGTCGCGGAGTATGACAGCGGCGTGA
- a CDS encoding helix-turn-helix domain-containing protein: MKRKFIPAEESFREWKKDPSFVAAYDALENEFALASALIEARSKADMTQEEVAAAMGTTQAVVARLESGKVLPSTRTLERFARATRSRLRISFESNQPALAAKR, translated from the coding sequence ATGAAGCGCAAGTTTATTCCGGCGGAAGAATCGTTCCGGGAGTGGAAGAAGGACCCATCGTTTGTTGCTGCATACGATGCACTGGAGAATGAGTTCGCTCTTGCCTCCGCGTTGATCGAGGCACGGAGCAAGGCTGATATGACTCAAGAGGAAGTTGCGGCAGCGATGGGTACGACGCAAGCTGTTGTTGCGCGGCTTGAGAGCGGCAAGGTGTTGCCGTCTACGCGCACGCTGGAGCGGTTCGCTCGTGCGACCCGCTCGCGGCTGCGCATCAGCTTCGAGTCCAATCAACCGGCGTTGGCTGCAAAGCGATAA
- a CDS encoding type II toxin-antitoxin system RelE/ParE family toxin, translating into MASWLVEFLDEGVKASLDALPLDIRASFQRIVELIQAHGLERVREPYVKHLEGPLWEMRMKGKSGIARACYVTAVGKRIVVVHVFVKKTQKTPRRELELALRRAKEVE; encoded by the coding sequence ATGGCGAGCTGGTTGGTCGAGTTCCTTGATGAAGGGGTGAAGGCATCTCTCGATGCGCTTCCCTTGGACATCCGGGCAAGTTTTCAGCGGATCGTGGAGTTGATCCAGGCACACGGGCTGGAGCGGGTTCGGGAACCGTATGTGAAGCATCTCGAAGGCCCGTTGTGGGAGATGCGGATGAAGGGCAAGAGTGGCATCGCACGGGCCTGTTATGTCACTGCAGTTGGGAAACGAATCGTGGTGGTGCATGTCTTCGTAAAGAAGACACAGAAGACGCCTCGACGAGAATTGGAACTAGCCCTCAGGCGGGCGAAGGAGGTCGAATGA